A genome region from Blautia coccoides includes the following:
- a CDS encoding alanine-tRNA synthetase second additional domain-containing protein translates to MAYSKQMQEGNLYSFYFAPRGNRRMADLGMQLSQMYLSPFDHIIGIIGDAGAGKSLLIKGMFPGIDLTNDDEGVNIRPLPLLHEDLTDPFSPHTYHLDIRFESAFTQMHVLADTILDAANHGKQVIVEHFDLIYPMLHRNADLLVGIGEEIIITRPNMFGPLPENIANIVHKSVKYRKMAHTLEDLCVYYMGDGYAQDGPRSDVRHGFVLEFENKPDVDVYELEKKVKDAVKQDLSVSYYDENHVQIGEMVLECLGPRMHVSSTGKIEDFTLVKDYPIDPRTGYYMLVGLIGKHRSEDLSDFNRIDVKQQLS, encoded by the coding sequence ATGGCATATTCAAAACAGATGCAGGAAGGAAACCTGTACAGCTTTTATTTTGCTCCCAGAGGAAACCGGCGTATGGCGGATCTGGGAATGCAGCTCAGCCAGATGTATTTAAGCCCTTTTGACCATATTATTGGAATCATAGGAGATGCCGGGGCAGGAAAGAGCCTGCTCATCAAAGGAATGTTTCCCGGCATTGATCTGACCAATGATGATGAGGGCGTGAACATCCGCCCCCTGCCCCTTCTTCATGAAGATCTGACAGACCCCTTTTCCCCGCACACCTATCATCTGGATATCCGCTTTGAATCAGCATTTACCCAGATGCATGTGCTGGCAGACACCATTTTGGATGCTGCCAATCACGGGAAGCAGGTCATTGTGGAACATTTTGATTTGATTTATCCCATGCTGCACAGAAACGCGGATCTGCTTGTGGGAATCGGTGAGGAGATCATTATCACTAGACCGAATATGTTCGGCCCTCTGCCGGAAAACATCGCCAATATTGTACATAAATCCGTAAAATACAGAAAGATGGCCCACACCTTGGAGGATCTATGCGTGTATTATATGGGTGACGGCTATGCCCAGGACGGTCCGCGCTCGGATGTGCGCCACGGATTCGTGCTGGAGTTTGAGAATAAGCCGGATGTGGATGTGTACGAGCTGGAGAAAAAAGTGAAGGACGCGGTGAAGCAGGATCTGTCTGTGTCCTACTACGATGAAAATCATGTGCAGATCGGGGAGATGGTCCTGGAATGTCTGGGACCGCGTATGCATGTGTCCAGCACAGGAAAAATCGAGGATTTCACCCTGGTAAAAGACTATCCCATTGATCCCAGGACCGGGTATTATATGCTGGTGGGACTGATCGGAAAACACAGATCTGAGGATCTGTCAGACTTTAACCGAATTGATGTGAAGCAGCAGTTAAGCTGA
- a CDS encoding fumarate hydratase, with translation MVRSVNVELLTDNIKEMCIQANHYLAPDMDRAMKSACERETKPLAKQILGQLLENLDIAGKDMIPICQDTGMAVVFLKIGQDVHFEGGSVEEAVNEGVRRGYEEGYLRKSVVGDPLLRVNTKDNTPAVIHYELVPGDQVEITVAPKGFGSENMSKIYMLKPSDGVEGVKDAIVSAVREAGPNACPPVVVGVGIGGTFEKAAVLAKKALTREIGTHSELEHIRELEEELLAKINEIGLGPAGLGGDITALAVNINTYATHIAGLPVAVNICCHVNRHIVRTI, from the coding sequence ATGGTTCGCAGTGTAAACGTGGAACTTTTAACAGATAACATCAAAGAGATGTGTATTCAGGCCAACCACTATCTTGCCCCGGATATGGACAGGGCGATGAAGTCTGCCTGTGAGAGAGAGACAAAGCCACTGGCAAAACAGATCCTGGGACAGCTTCTGGAGAATCTGGACATTGCAGGAAAGGATATGATCCCCATCTGCCAGGATACAGGCATGGCGGTGGTATTCTTAAAAATCGGACAGGATGTGCATTTTGAGGGCGGCAGCGTGGAAGAGGCTGTGAACGAAGGCGTCCGCAGAGGATATGAGGAAGGCTACCTGCGCAAATCTGTCGTGGGAGATCCTCTTCTTCGTGTAAACACAAAGGACAACACACCTGCTGTTATCCACTATGAGCTGGTACCGGGGGATCAGGTGGAGATCACTGTGGCGCCCAAAGGGTTCGGCAGTGAGAATATGAGCAAAATCTACATGCTGAAACCCTCAGACGGCGTGGAGGGTGTAAAAGATGCCATCGTCAGTGCTGTCAGGGAGGCCGGACCAAATGCGTGCCCTCCGGTGGTTGTGGGCGTGGGCATTGGAGGTACCTTTGAGAAAGCTGCTGTTCTGGCGAAAAAAGCCCTGACAAGGGAAATAGGAACCCATTCAGAACTGGAACATATCAGAGAACTGGAAGAAGAACTGCTGGCGAAGATCAATGAGATCGGCCTGGGACCTGCAGGCCTGGGCGGAGATATTACGGCACTTGCTGTGAATATCAACACATATGCCACACATATTGCCGGCCTGCCTGTGGCGGTGAATATCTGCTGTCATGTGAACCGGCATATAGTTAGGACAATCTGA
- a CDS encoding Fe-S-containing hydro-lyase has protein sequence MDRYLNAPLDREEVKSLHAGDYVYITGTIYTARDAAHLRMDQALDRGEKLPIEMEGNVIYYMGPTPAREGRPIGSAGPTTASRMDKYAPRLLDLGLTGMIGKGKRKKEVTDAIVRNGAVFFAAVGGAGALLSKCIKKAEVIAYDDLGTEAVRRLEVEKFPVIVVIDAQGRNLYEEVCK, from the coding sequence ATGGATAGATATTTGAACGCGCCGCTTGACAGGGAGGAAGTAAAGTCACTTCATGCAGGCGATTATGTGTATATTACGGGAACCATTTATACCGCCAGGGATGCTGCCCATCTCCGTATGGACCAGGCGCTTGACAGGGGAGAGAAGCTTCCCATTGAGATGGAGGGAAATGTGATCTATTATATGGGTCCCACTCCGGCCAGGGAAGGCCGTCCCATAGGCTCTGCAGGGCCTACCACAGCCAGCCGTATGGATAAATACGCGCCAAGGCTTCTAGACTTAGGACTTACCGGCATGATCGGAAAGGGAAAGAGAAAGAAAGAGGTCACAGATGCCATTGTCAGAAATGGTGCTGTGTTCTTTGCCGCTGTGGGCGGGGCAGGGGCACTGCTCTCAAAGTGCATTAAGAAGGCAGAGGTCATCGCCTATGATGATTTGGGGACAGAGGCTGTCCGCAGGCTGGAAGTGGAAAAGTTTCCTGTCATAGTGGTCATTGATGCACAGGGAAGGAATCTTTACGAAGAAGTTTGTAAATAG
- a CDS encoding MBL fold metallo-hydrolase — translation MKITILNENTVYRQGLLAEHGLSVLIEERNRRFLMDTGQSDVFLKNAEALGVDLEDLDGILLSHGHYDHCGGMEYLDKSRGLPPVYIQKSAFEKKYSGTRKDRHFIGIPGNHENWMANVHFTGDTEEIAPGFWLIGNIPYRTDFEERPAGFWIRDERCADAVWRADEMEDEQILAVCTEKGLCLFMGCSHRGVINCILRAKEVLPDMPVYSVFAGMHLGKAGTGRIKETIESLRRMDIPLLFPVHCTGKRAAGMMASAFPDTCILVETGQVLEF, via the coding sequence ATGAAGATTACCATATTAAATGAAAATACAGTTTACAGGCAGGGACTTCTGGCAGAACATGGGCTGTCTGTTCTGATCGAGGAGCGTAACAGGAGATTTTTGATGGACACCGGACAGAGTGATGTGTTTTTGAAAAATGCAGAAGCTCTGGGGGTGGATCTGGAAGATTTGGACGGCATACTGCTCAGCCATGGCCATTACGACCACTGCGGAGGTATGGAATATCTGGATAAAAGCCGCGGGCTGCCGCCTGTGTACATACAAAAAAGTGCCTTTGAAAAGAAGTACAGCGGCACGCGGAAAGACAGGCATTTCATTGGCATTCCGGGAAACCATGAAAACTGGATGGCCAATGTTCATTTTACCGGGGATACGGAAGAAATAGCACCCGGGTTCTGGCTGATCGGAAATATTCCATACCGCACGGATTTTGAGGAACGGCCGGCCGGATTCTGGATACGGGATGAAAGATGTGCAGATGCGGTCTGGCGGGCGGATGAGATGGAGGATGAGCAGATACTGGCTGTGTGTACAGAAAAAGGGCTTTGTCTGTTCATGGGATGCAGCCACAGAGGTGTGATCAACTGCATCCTGCGGGCAAAGGAAGTTCTGCCGGATATGCCTGTCTACAGTGTGTTTGCAGGTATGCATTTGGGAAAGGCAGGCACAGGCAGGATCAAAGAGACGATCGAGAGTCTGAGAAGGATGGATATTCCGCTTCTTTTTCCTGTGCACTGTACAGGAAAAAGAGCTGCCGGGATGATGGCCTCGGCATTTCCGGACACCTGTATTCTGGTAGAGACAGGGCAGGTGTTGGAGTTTTAA
- a CDS encoding SseB family protein: MDKVRLDTIKKIQQMEAFYVLFSRGTNNPFIICDPETYNDQVWVFEDSKDLEEKAKPYMETKNPVASIKVENKSFLNFYSTLFTLGVNEVVFVEKDKATPFDLEEIVKKPDFSQLPENQRPLFNPQLQLTGIYFMQEFRRGVDMSEKTSINELEEEMAANLVKSKFLVAVEKQEEGQENVQVPYIKNKNGDVFQPIFTDPGEFAKFNKEKKFKAVVVEFKNLDKILIPLAKGVVVNPQGFNLIVMSEQFENLLKRFGIQKEDK, from the coding sequence ATGGACAAAGTAAGATTGGACACGATTAAGAAAATTCAGCAGATGGAAGCTTTTTATGTGCTTTTTTCCAGAGGGACCAACAATCCTTTTATCATCTGTGATCCAGAGACATATAATGATCAGGTGTGGGTCTTTGAGGACAGCAAGGATTTGGAGGAGAAGGCAAAGCCATATATGGAGACGAAAAATCCTGTGGCATCTATCAAGGTAGAGAATAAGAGTTTTCTGAATTTCTACTCCACTCTCTTTACGCTGGGCGTCAATGAGGTTGTGTTTGTGGAAAAAGACAAGGCAACACCCTTCGATCTGGAGGAGATCGTGAAAAAGCCTGATTTTTCTCAGCTTCCGGAGAACCAGAGACCGCTGTTTAATCCCCAGCTTCAGCTCACGGGCATTTATTTCATGCAGGAATTCCGAAGAGGCGTGGATATGTCTGAGAAAACGAGTATCAATGAGCTGGAAGAGGAGATGGCAGCTAACCTGGTAAAAAGCAAATTCCTGGTAGCGGTGGAGAAACAGGAGGAAGGCCAGGAAAACGTTCAGGTTCCCTATATCAAGAACAAGAACGGTGATGTATTCCAGCCTATTTTTACAGATCCGGGTGAATTTGCAAAATTCAACAAAGAGAAAAAGTTTAAGGCTGTGGTGGTAGAATTTAAAAATCTGGACAAAATATTAATTCCGCTGGCAAAGGGCGTTGTGGTCAATCCCCAGGGCTTTAATCTCATCGTCATGAGTGAACAGTTTGAGAACCTGCTGAAACGTTTTGGTATCCAGAAGGAAGACAAATAA
- a CDS encoding amidohydrolase family protein, which translates to MIIDFHTHIFPDKIAGATIEKLSKASDSPAYTDGTKDGLQRSMEESGVDISVVLPVVTKPQQFTSVNRYAREITPEQFCGGGEFLSFGGIHPDTENYKAEVDQIADMGLKGIKLHPDYQRVFIDDIRYMRIMDRAAERGLIVVAHAGVDVGLPEVVHCMPKRVERVLRQIDGGILVMAHMGGWNCWEDVEKYLAGSRLYFDTAYSLGHMEDEQFIRLSRKHGIDKILFATDSPWDGQKEFLSRIREMNMKEDEKKAILGENARRILEL; encoded by the coding sequence ATGATCATAGATTTCCATACACATATATTCCCGGATAAAATAGCCGGGGCAACCATAGAAAAGCTTTCCAAGGCATCGGATTCTCCCGCGTATACAGACGGGACAAAGGACGGACTACAAAGGTCCATGGAGGAATCAGGGGTAGATATCTCTGTGGTACTGCCGGTGGTGACAAAGCCGCAGCAGTTTACATCCGTCAACCGATATGCAAGGGAGATAACTCCGGAGCAGTTTTGCGGCGGCGGGGAATTCCTCTCTTTTGGAGGGATCCATCCTGACACGGAGAACTATAAGGCCGAGGTAGACCAGATCGCGGACATGGGTCTGAAGGGGATCAAACTGCATCCTGATTACCAGAGAGTATTTATTGATGACATCCGCTATATGCGTATTATGGACAGAGCGGCAGAGCGGGGACTTATTGTCGTTGCCCATGCAGGGGTGGATGTGGGGCTTCCTGAGGTGGTGCACTGCATGCCCAAGCGGGTGGAGCGGGTGCTTCGTCAGATAGACGGGGGCATTTTGGTCATGGCACATATGGGCGGCTGGAACTGCTGGGAGGATGTGGAAAAGTATCTGGCAGGCAGCAGGCTTTATTTTGATACGGCTTACAGCCTGGGACATATGGAGGATGAGCAGTTTATCCGTCTGTCCAGAAAACATGGAATAGATAAAATTTTATTTGCAACAGACAGTCCCTGGGACGGTCAAAAGGAATTTTTATCCCGCATACGGGAAATGAATATGAAAGAGGATGAGAAAAAAGCCATATTGGGGGAGAATGCGAGACGAATTTTAGAGCTGTAG
- a CDS encoding CehA/McbA family metallohydrolase yields MKIDMHCHTKEGSIDGKVSIEEYIRMLRNQGFGGMLVTDHDSYGGFRYWKKNIKGQKYTDFVVLKGIEYDTLDAGHIIVIMPESIKLRLLELRGIPIQMLIPIVHNYGGILGPAHPCGEKYMSFMNAKAYKRNPDILKEFDFIETFNACESMEVNERAAKLAEKYNLTGTGGSDAHRADCVGKAYTEVPDTVASESDLITEIIKGTKFECGGEIYNKTTKDKIGKVNAVLVHSFWVYNKIGGWSKALKRNNKMKKGFIERVEQVVKPKKEEPEDGEE; encoded by the coding sequence ATGAAAATTGACATGCACTGCCATACAAAAGAAGGTTCTATAGACGGCAAAGTAAGCATCGAAGAGTATATCCGTATGCTGAGAAACCAGGGATTTGGCGGAATGCTTGTGACGGATCATGATTCTTACGGGGGATTCCGTTATTGGAAAAAGAATATCAAAGGCCAGAAATACACAGATTTTGTTGTGCTCAAGGGTATTGAATATGACACCCTGGATGCGGGTCATATTATTGTTATCATGCCGGAGAGCATTAAGCTCAGGCTTCTGGAGCTGCGGGGCATTCCAATCCAGATGCTGATACCCATAGTGCACAACTATGGGGGAATACTGGGGCCGGCTCATCCCTGCGGGGAAAAATATATGAGCTTTATGAATGCGAAGGCTTATAAGAGAAATCCTGATATTTTAAAGGAATTTGATTTTATTGAGACTTTTAACGCCTGTGAATCCATGGAGGTCAATGAAAGAGCCGCAAAACTGGCGGAAAAGTATAATCTCACAGGTACAGGCGGAAGTGATGCACACAGAGCAGATTGTGTGGGTAAGGCATATACAGAGGTGCCGGACACAGTTGCCAGTGAGTCTGATCTAATCACAGAGATCATCAAAGGCACAAAGTTTGAGTGCGGCGGTGAGATTTACAATAAGACCACCAAGGATAAAATAGGCAAGGTTAATGCGGTTCTGGTTCATTCCTTCTGGGTTTACAACAAGATCGGGGGATGGAGCAAAGCCTTAAAACGAAATAATAAGATGAAAAAAGGGTTTATCGAGAGGGTAGAACAGGTAGTGAAGCCCAAAAAGGAGGAGCCGGAGGACGGAGAAGAATAA
- a CDS encoding homoserine dehydrogenase, whose amino-acid sequence MSEKVIKAALLGLGTVGNGVYKVLNSQREEMEKKIGAVVQVEKILVRNLKKAAAKVEDPSLLTNDWKSILEDPSIEIVIEVMGGFEPARTYILEALRAGKHVVTANKDLVASNGGELLDCAAEHQCDFLFEAAVAGGIPIIRPLKQCLAGNHIQEVIGIVNGTTNFILTKMTQEGMEFSEALALATELGYAEADPTADIRGYDAGRKMAIMASIAFNSRVTFDDVTTEGITHISAKDIRYAKELGCLIKLLGLARNTETGIEVRVQPMLISESHPLASVNDSFNAVFVRGDAVGDTMFYGRGAGEMPTASAIVGDVFDIVRNIRFGCTGRISCTCYKELPVKKADDMDSRFFLRLQVDDRPGVLASIASVLGNNDVSIAQMIQKNKDGDLAEIVVVTSKVREGNFNDAMMIIEGMSVVHKVSALIRVYGD is encoded by the coding sequence ATGAGTGAAAAAGTGATAAAAGCTGCCCTGCTGGGGCTTGGAACCGTGGGAAACGGTGTATATAAAGTTCTGAACAGCCAAAGAGAAGAGATGGAGAAAAAAATCGGAGCCGTGGTGCAGGTGGAAAAGATCCTGGTCCGCAACTTAAAGAAAGCTGCTGCCAAGGTGGAAGATCCGTCCCTGCTTACCAATGACTGGAAGTCCATTCTGGAAGACCCCTCTATTGAGATCGTCATTGAGGTTATGGGCGGGTTTGAGCCAGCCAGGACCTATATCCTGGAGGCACTGCGCGCGGGCAAGCACGTGGTGACGGCCAACAAAGATCTGGTGGCCTCCAACGGCGGAGAGCTTTTAGACTGCGCGGCAGAGCACCAGTGTGACTTCCTTTTTGAGGCAGCCGTGGCCGGAGGTATCCCTATCATCCGGCCTTTGAAACAATGCCTGGCCGGAAACCATATTCAGGAGGTTATCGGAATAGTAAACGGCACTACCAATTTTATTCTGACAAAGATGACACAGGAGGGTATGGAATTTTCCGAAGCCCTGGCACTTGCCACAGAGCTGGGATATGCGGAGGCAGATCCCACAGCGGACATCAGAGGATATGACGCAGGGCGCAAGATGGCGATCATGGCCTCCATTGCCTTTAATTCCAGGGTGACCTTTGACGATGTGACCACAGAGGGCATAACGCATATTTCCGCTAAGGATATCCGGTATGCGAAAGAGCTGGGATGTCTAATCAAACTGCTGGGCCTTGCCAGGAACACAGAGACAGGAATTGAAGTTCGGGTTCAGCCAATGCTCATTTCCGAGAGTCATCCCCTGGCTTCCGTGAATGATTCCTTTAATGCGGTTTTCGTGAGAGGAGACGCAGTGGGAGATACCATGTTCTATGGGCGTGGTGCCGGTGAGATGCCTACAGCCAGTGCTATTGTAGGTGATGTTTTTGATATTGTAAGGAATATCCGGTTCGGCTGTACCGGAAGGATAAGCTGCACCTGCTACAAAGAGCTTCCTGTAAAGAAGGCAGACGATATGGACAGCCGTTTCTTCCTGCGCCTGCAGGTGGATGACAGACCCGGTGTGCTGGCCAGTATCGCCAGTGTATTAGGCAATAATGATGTGAGTATTGCGCAGATGATACAGAAAAATAAAGACGGGGATCTGGCTGAGATCGTGGTCGTCACCTCAAAAGTGCGGGAAGGCAATTTCAACGATGCCATGATGATAATTGAAGGCATGAGTGTGGTACATAAAGTTTCAGCCCTGATCCGCGTGTATGGAGACTGA
- a CDS encoding alanyl-tRNA editing protein, translated as MTEKLFYRDSMIKNFQAEVLSCSPLSEENDINTGINYEVVLDRTAFFPEGGGQYADTGVLRLPDTEIRVLDVRERQGVVFHCTDRPAQPKTAVTGVLDFEERFSKMQQHTGEHIVSGIVNRHFGYRNVGFHLGNEAVTMDYDGPLTKEQLRMIEQEANQAVAEDIPIEVLYPTQTELDTITYRSKIEIEGQVRIVRIPGYDTCACCAPHVRTTGAIGIIKLTGAIHYKGGMRVNMLCGFRALKDYNRKEESVTAISGRLSAKQEDIVQAVCRLETEIAEQKEKIKRLQEQYLKQRLCEVTPDTPAVFLFEEELDPAAMRRFVNDAMEITEGICGVFVGSDKAGYRYVLGSTGRNITALAKEINQVCSGKGGGKPPMVQGSLTGKRKQVEKVFLGWMQ; from the coding sequence ATGACTGAAAAATTATTTTACAGAGACAGTATGATAAAGAATTTTCAGGCAGAGGTGCTTTCATGCAGTCCTCTGTCTGAGGAAAACGATATAAATACAGGAATAAACTATGAGGTGGTTCTTGACAGAACCGCCTTTTTCCCCGAGGGGGGAGGACAGTATGCGGATACCGGTGTACTGCGTCTGCCGGATACAGAGATCCGAGTTCTGGATGTGAGAGAGAGGCAAGGCGTTGTCTTTCACTGCACGGACAGACCGGCACAGCCGAAAACTGCTGTCACCGGTGTATTAGATTTTGAGGAGCGTTTTTCAAAAATGCAGCAGCATACAGGGGAGCACATTGTGTCTGGAATTGTAAACCGGCATTTCGGTTACCGGAATGTGGGATTTCATCTGGGAAACGAAGCTGTGACCATGGATTATGACGGTCCTCTCACAAAAGAGCAGCTCCGTATGATAGAACAGGAAGCCAATCAGGCGGTGGCTGAGGATATACCTATAGAAGTCCTGTATCCGACCCAGACGGAGTTGGATACGATAACGTACCGGAGTAAAATTGAGATAGAAGGGCAGGTACGCATTGTCCGTATTCCAGGGTATGATACCTGTGCCTGCTGCGCGCCTCATGTGAGGACAACAGGGGCCATTGGAATCATTAAGCTGACCGGTGCCATCCACTATAAAGGCGGAATGCGGGTGAACATGCTCTGTGGTTTCCGGGCGCTTAAGGACTACAACAGAAAAGAGGAGAGTGTGACAGCCATATCAGGCAGACTTTCCGCAAAGCAGGAGGATATTGTGCAGGCTGTCTGCAGGCTGGAGACAGAGATCGCTGAACAGAAAGAAAAGATCAAGCGTCTTCAGGAACAATATCTGAAACAGCGTTTGTGCGAGGTTACACCGGACACGCCGGCTGTATTTTTGTTCGAGGAGGAACTGGACCCGGCTGCCATGCGCCGGTTTGTCAATGATGCCATGGAGATCACTGAGGGGATCTGTGGTGTTTTTGTGGGCAGTGATAAGGCGGGATACCGTTATGTCCTGGGCAGCACGGGGAGAAACATCACTGCTCTTGCAAAGGAAATAAATCAGGTCTGCAGCGGAAAAGGCGGAGGAAAGCCGCCCATGGTCCAGGGGTCCCTGACAGGGAAAAGGAAACAGGTAGAAAAGGTGTTTCTGGGCTGGATGCAGTGA
- a CDS encoding phosphotriesterase: MKRITTVCGDIAPENLGFTDMHEHIMFNGADMGAICRPAMPTDLPVKYEDKVSLENIGFLKRNFPLVADAMDLNDEEAMTREVQEYKDSGGDSMVELSVPGIRLDVKAVKRISQKTGVNVITATGYYVESSWSGKYDGWSIRQFYDHMIDEIENGIEDTQIKPGCVKIALNDFTEAEEKALRAGGQAAKDTGMSITVHPDYAYGGTPGEIVEILVEEGVDPEKIVIAHMETTVKRPMKEMVLYPEKWGLDLDVAKRVLDKGANFSVEFLSGDIGLEALGTAPIPDWMKMAGIVRLIQQGYSRQIVLGTDMCVKTMCRQFGGEGYCRLTKFGVPALKKYGEVSDLAVRNMTVNNPARILAY, from the coding sequence ATGAAAAGAATAACGACCGTGTGCGGGGATATTGCTCCGGAGAACCTGGGATTTACGGATATGCATGAACATATTATGTTCAATGGCGCAGATATGGGGGCAATCTGCAGACCGGCCATGCCCACGGACCTGCCGGTAAAATATGAGGATAAGGTTTCGCTGGAGAATATCGGTTTTTTGAAGAGAAACTTTCCGCTTGTAGCAGATGCCATGGATCTGAACGATGAGGAAGCCATGACCAGGGAGGTACAGGAGTATAAAGATTCCGGCGGAGATTCCATGGTGGAGCTGAGTGTCCCGGGAATCCGTCTGGATGTGAAGGCAGTGAAGCGTATTTCACAAAAGACAGGAGTCAATGTTATTACAGCAACCGGCTATTATGTGGAGTCCTCCTGGTCGGGAAAATATGACGGCTGGAGTATCCGGCAGTTCTACGACCATATGATTGATGAAATCGAAAACGGAATCGAGGATACACAGATAAAGCCGGGTTGTGTGAAAATTGCACTCAATGATTTTACAGAGGCGGAGGAAAAAGCTCTCCGGGCAGGCGGACAGGCCGCAAAAGACACAGGTATGTCCATTACGGTACACCCAGACTATGCCTACGGTGGTACTCCGGGTGAAATTGTGGAGATACTCGTGGAGGAAGGTGTGGATCCGGAGAAGATCGTGATCGCCCACATGGAAACAACCGTAAAAAGACCCATGAAGGAAATGGTCCTCTACCCGGAAAAATGGGGACTGGACTTGGATGTGGCAAAAAGGGTGCTGGATAAAGGAGCAAACTTTTCTGTAGAATTTTTATCCGGTGATATTGGCCTGGAAGCATTGGGGACTGCGCCGATTCCGGATTGGATGAAGATGGCCGGGATCGTACGCCTCATCCAGCAGGGATACAGCCGTCAGATTGTACTTGGCACGGACATGTGTGTGAAGACCATGTGCAGACAGTTTGGAGGAGAGGGGTACTGCAGACTGACAAAATTCGGAGTTCCTGCACTGAAGAAATACGGGGAGGTCTCTGATCTGGCTGTCCGTAACATGACTGTAAATAATCCGGCCAGGATTCTTGCCTATTAA
- a CDS encoding Rpn family recombination-promoting nuclease/putative transposase, with protein MGVKDDIITPFFEDPNVFCDFMNGAVFGGKQILRPEHLEQLPRELIMQLPWEGEGRQDQRTYTLVRDTVKQAYFNTMYAVFICENQSEVHYGMPVRMLLYDSVQYGDKLKKKRKDNKKAKNLKSSAEFLSGIHKGEQLTPVVSVVFYYGDSPWDGPLSLEEMICLPDDAAELKEYLPRYKVHLVDPKNTDPGKFPGDWRLILETLSCGNHKKDLIQYIKNHERELEGLSAKASRALLTMLGNDMKRKYYKEEITVCRALEELKEEGKSEGKIEGKREEEVNIIRKMLRKRLTVITICHWLDVEEEFVKTVAELQDKYPDYSSSQILNAYESENKH; from the coding sequence ATGGGAGTAAAAGATGATATTATTACGCCATTTTTTGAGGACCCTAACGTGTTCTGTGACTTTATGAATGGGGCTGTTTTCGGAGGGAAACAGATATTGCGGCCGGAACATTTAGAACAGCTTCCGAGAGAATTGATCATGCAGCTTCCCTGGGAAGGGGAGGGGAGACAAGATCAAAGGACTTACACTCTGGTAAGGGACACGGTGAAGCAGGCATATTTTAATACTATGTATGCAGTTTTCATCTGTGAAAACCAGAGTGAGGTACATTATGGAATGCCGGTACGTATGTTGTTATATGATTCTGTCCAATACGGTGACAAACTGAAGAAAAAACGAAAAGACAATAAAAAAGCCAAAAATCTGAAATCATCAGCGGAGTTTCTGTCCGGTATTCATAAAGGGGAACAGCTCACGCCGGTGGTAAGTGTTGTTTTTTATTATGGAGACAGTCCCTGGGACGGTCCGCTCTCCCTGGAAGAGATGATCTGCCTGCCGGATGATGCGGCAGAGTTAAAAGAGTATCTTCCCAGGTATAAAGTACATTTGGTTGATCCCAAGAACACAGACCCGGGTAAATTTCCCGGTGACTGGAGGCTGATATTGGAAACATTGAGCTGTGGAAACCATAAAAAGGATCTTATACAGTATATTAAAAATCATGAAAGAGAACTGGAGGGTCTGTCTGCAAAAGCCAGCAGAGCTTTGCTTACAATGCTGGGAAACGACATGAAACGAAAATATTATAAGGAGGAGATCACTGTGTGCAGAGCATTGGAAGAATTAAAAGAGGAAGGAAAGTCAGAAGGAAAAATAGAGGGAAAAAGGGAGGAGGAGGTCAATATTATACGTAAAATGCTGAGAAAGAGACTTACAGTGATAACCATCTGTCATTGGCTCGATGTGGAGGAGGAATTTGTTAAAACAGTTGCAGAACTGCAGGATAAATACCCTGATTACAGCAGTTCACAGATTTTGAATGCATATGAGTCAGAAAATAAGCATTGA